The following proteins are encoded in a genomic region of Montipora foliosa isolate CH-2021 chromosome 10, ASM3666993v2, whole genome shotgun sequence:
- the LOC137972385 gene encoding phosphatidylinositol N-acetylglucosaminyltransferase subunit Q-like isoform X2 yields MATTISKKRLRLFFPRHCLSERSGLIIGWRVDKGNISVVVTVTCFSNDWLTFCERFPQLSKENGVDSLSVLGVWINENHDESFSMSDIFASAKEFALSLTEEMVFARLQRNTFVPQLYFLGDDRKPDSCVIVLYKQPTHNRPLKMKTASANTHDFWRQLQCSETKHSTEISKVLILLNRSHSDEGRILSAIKSKAPLKSVNIIDFIFIFVSKLLKNICCLSCFWDSERVAILKDMVKFLSYQSVGVLQLWTRFSQMKALCKCLAQPTRNDKKDLSQTGYSTQRAEKSNAKYGQSVFPLVWFVNIASIMLIDIIFGILIVSWIFQKGYNMHATDFVMEKTNTVAGLLSALLDWLKDAPAGLKLNKHFAEYMSKFFSYHIYLWQIYLSCIEPYLQIITSIIIMSGCFGITFLLSMGSEVLSVITLHIYCFYVYAARLYNFQLKKLIALFRLFTGRRWNVEKNQVDSVPFKADRLFLGTLLFTILLFLLPTTAMYYAVFTVLRLMVLLGKGVINCAVNVINNLPVFPLCLAWVKPDLLPDKEITAETHTSAKKHRCTLRTMGYLSSIVM; encoded by the exons ATGGCAACCACCATCTCCAAGAAAAGGTTGAGACTATTTTTTCCCCGCCATTGCCTTTCGGAAAGAAGTGGCTTGATCATAGGATGGCGGGTAGACAAGGGAAACATTTCTGTCGTCGTGACTGTTACTTGTTTCTCAAATGACTGGCTAACATTTTGCGAAAGATTTCCCCAACTGAGCAAGGAAAATGGTGTAGATTCACTGTCTGTTCTTGGAGTCTGGATAAACGAAAATCACGATGAGTCTTTTTCGATGTCAGATATATTTGCCTCAGCAAAAGAATTTGCACTTTCACTAACTGAAGAAATGGTGTTCGCTCGCCTACAACGGAACACCTTCGTACCTCAATTATACTTTCTGGGGGATGACCGGAAACCGGATAGCTGCGTGATAGTTTTATACAAACAACCAACACACAATAGGCCTTTAAAAATGAAGACAGCAAGCGCAAATACTCATGATTTTTGGAGGCAGTTACAGTGTTCAGAAACGAAGCATTCCACAGAAATATCCAAAGTTCTCATCCTTTTGAATAGATCACACAGCGACGAGGGTAGAATCTTATCCGCAATAAAAAGCAAAGCCCCTTTGAAATCGGTGAACATTATTGATTTCATCTTCATCTTTGTGTCCAAGTTGCTAAAGAATATTTGTTGTCTGTCTTGTTTTTGGGATTCTGAAAGGGTCGCCATCTTGAAAGACATGGTCAAATTTTTATCTTATCAGTCTGTTGGTGTTTTGCAATTATGGACCCGTTTCAGTCAAATGAAGGCACTGTGCAAGTGTTTAGCTCAGCCAACACGGAATGATAAAAAGGACTTATCACAGACAGGATATTCCACCCAAAGAGCTGAGAAGAGCAATGCTAAGTATGGTCaaagtgtttttccattggtatGGTTTGTCAATATAGCCAGCATAATGTTGATTGACATCATCTTTGGAATTCTGATTGTGTCATGGATCTTTCAAAAAGGTTACAACATGCATGCTACTGATTTTGTGATGGAGAAAACAAACACTGTAGCAGGACTTTTAAGTGCTTTGTTGGATTGGTTGAAAGATGCTCCAGCTGGTTTGAAACTCAACAAACATTTTGCCGAGTACATGAGCAAATTCTTTTCGTACCACATCTACCTGTGGCAGATTTATCTGAGTTGTATTGAACCTTATCTACAGATTATTACAAGTATAATCATTATGTCTGGGTGTTTTGGGATAACATTTTTGTTATCAATGGGCTCCGAAGTGCTGTCTGTGATAACCTTGCATATTTACTGCTTTTATGTCTATGCTGCAAGGCTGTATAATTTCCAGCTTAAGAAGTTGATTGCTTTGTTCAGACTGTTCACAG GTAGAAGATGGAATGTTGAGAAGAATCAAGTTGATAGTGTTCCTTTCAAGGCTGACAGACTGTTCTTAGGCACTCTTTTGTTTACCATCCTGTTGTTCCTGTTGCCAACCACTGCAATGTACTATGCTGTGTTTACTGTACTGCGGCTTATGGTGCTGCTTGGTAAAGGGGTCATCAATTGTGCTGTGAATGTTATCAACAATCTTCCAGTTTTTCCATTGTGTTTGGCATGGGTAAAACCAGACTTACTTCCAG ATAAGGAAATCACAGCTGAAACCCACACCTCTGCAAAAAAACACAGGTGCACACTAAGAACTATGGGATATTTAAGCTCCATTGTCATGTGA
- the LOC137973039 gene encoding cystathionine gamma-lyase-like, giving the protein MLWPREKWAPTFLEDVMFGEVGHLSKLSYMHFVKLMSLRGYNSVILRHICPRSLSSTPCKMAKESAYKDMEKSFPHFGTLAIHAGQDPEQWHSRAVVPPISMATTFKQDAPGVHRGYEYSRSGNPTRNCFETCVAALEGAKHGLAAASGLSATMLLTHLLKNGEHILCVDDVYGGTNRYFSRVAATQMGIEVSFVDLTDLNMLKTAIKPNTKMVWVETPTNPLLKLVDIQGASEIVHQHEGTILVVDNTFMSSYFQRPLSLGADVVMHSVTKYLNGHSDTVMGVICTNNDELCNRLRFLQNSIGPVPSPFDCYLANRGLKTLHLRMRQHQVNAMAVARFLEKNPRVQKVVYPGLESYPQHELAKKQMTGFGGMVTFFIKGGLENAEQFFKASKLFTLAESLGGFESLTELPAIMTHASVPKDQRETLGISDTLIRLSVGLEDTADLIEDLDVALKEAVPDTLL; this is encoded by the exons ATGCTTTGGCCGCGCGAAAAGTGGGCACCCACGTTTCTCGAGGATGTGATGTTTGGGGAAGTTGGACATCTATCAAAACTCTCCTATATGCATTTTGTGAAATTGATGA GTCTTCGCGGTTACAACAGTGTGATATTGCGTCATATCTGCCCCCGTTCTCTCTCTTCCACTCCATGCAAAATGGCCAAGGAATCGGCATACAAAGATATGGAAAAATCTTTTCCGCATTTTGGCACCTTAGCGATACATGCGGGGCAAGACCCAGAGCAGTGGCATTCAAGAGCGGTTGTACCACCGATTTCGATGGCTACAACCTTTAAACAGGATGCTCCTGGTGTTCATCGC GGGTATGAGTACTCTCGGTCTGGAAATCCGACAAGGAATTGCTTTGAAACTTGTGTGGCTGCGTTGGAGGGTGCCAAACACG GCTTAGCTGCTGCTTCTGGATTATCAGCGACTATGCTGTTGACACATCTTCTAAAGAATGGAGAACACATTCTTTGTGTGGACGATGTTTATGGAG GAACCAACAGATACTTTTCACGGGTAGCAGCCACACAAATGGGAATAGAAGTGAGTTTTGTAGATCTTACTGATTTGAATATGCTGAAGACTGCCATCAAACCTAACACCAAG ATGGTATGGGTAGAGACTCCCACAAATCCTCTTTTAAAGCTTGTGGATATTCAAGGGGCTTCTGAAATTGTCCACCAACATGAG GGGACCATCTTAGTAGTGGATAACACATTCATGTCATCATATTTCCAG CGACCTTTGTCTCTTGGAGCTGATGTTGTGATGCATTCAGTAACAAAGTATTTGAATG GTCATTCTGACACTGTAATGGGTGTAATTTGTACGAATAATGATGAACTCTGTAACAGGCTTAGATTTCTTCAAAACT CCATTGGTCCAGTTCCTAGTCCGTTTGACTGTTACTTGGCTAATCGTGGACTCAAAACACTTCATCTAAGAATGCGCCAACATCAGGTTAATGCTATGGCTGTTGCAAGATTCTTAGAGAAGAACCCCCGAGTGCAAAAGGTAGTTTACCCAG GTCTTGAGTCATACCCCCAGCATGAGCTTGCCAAGAAACAGATGACGGGTTTTGGTGGAATGGTGACGTTCTTCATTAAGGGAGGCTTGGAAAATGCGGAACAATTTTTTAAAGCATCTAAG TTGTTTACTCTGGCTGAGAGTCTTGGTGGCTTTGAAAGCTTAACAGAATTACC AGCTATCATGACTCATGCGTCAGTTCCTAAAGATCAGAGAGAGACATTAGGAATATCAGATACTCTA
- the LOC137972385 gene encoding phosphatidylinositol N-acetylglucosaminyltransferase subunit Q-like isoform X1 yields the protein MATTISKKRLRLFFPRHCLSERSGLIIGWRVDKGNISVVVTVTCFSNDWLTFCERFPQLSKENGVDSLSVLGVWINENHDESFSMSDIFASAKEFALSLTEEMVFARLQRNTFVPQLYFLGDDRKPDSCVIVLYKQPTHNRPLKMKTASANTHDFWRQLQCSETKHSTEISKVLILLNRSHSDEGRILSAIKSKAPLKSVNIIDFIFIFVSKLLKNICCLSCFWDSERVAILKDMVKFLSYQSVGVLQLWTRFSQMKALCKCLAQPTRNDKKDLSQTGYSTQRAEKSNAKYGQSVFPLVWFVNIASIMLIDIIFGILIVSWIFQKGYNMHATDFVMEKTNTVAGLLSALLDWLKDAPAGLKLNKHFAEYMSKFFSYHIYLWQIYLSCIEPYLQIITSIIIMSGCFGITFLLSMGSEVLSVITLHIYCFYVYAARLYNFQLKKLIALFRLFTGRRWNVEKNQVDSVPFKADRLFLGTLLFTILLFLLPTTAMYYAVFTVLRLMVLLGKGVINCAVNVINNLPVFPLCLAWVKPDLLPGGLTIELVDSTNVPGEDLHLLHGLFRKTASPIPSVCLSLHNQPIPFAELFCYNFMDDFRENSSSTESWLTLIGKLAMGELIYPWVKRRNSK from the exons ATGGCAACCACCATCTCCAAGAAAAGGTTGAGACTATTTTTTCCCCGCCATTGCCTTTCGGAAAGAAGTGGCTTGATCATAGGATGGCGGGTAGACAAGGGAAACATTTCTGTCGTCGTGACTGTTACTTGTTTCTCAAATGACTGGCTAACATTTTGCGAAAGATTTCCCCAACTGAGCAAGGAAAATGGTGTAGATTCACTGTCTGTTCTTGGAGTCTGGATAAACGAAAATCACGATGAGTCTTTTTCGATGTCAGATATATTTGCCTCAGCAAAAGAATTTGCACTTTCACTAACTGAAGAAATGGTGTTCGCTCGCCTACAACGGAACACCTTCGTACCTCAATTATACTTTCTGGGGGATGACCGGAAACCGGATAGCTGCGTGATAGTTTTATACAAACAACCAACACACAATAGGCCTTTAAAAATGAAGACAGCAAGCGCAAATACTCATGATTTTTGGAGGCAGTTACAGTGTTCAGAAACGAAGCATTCCACAGAAATATCCAAAGTTCTCATCCTTTTGAATAGATCACACAGCGACGAGGGTAGAATCTTATCCGCAATAAAAAGCAAAGCCCCTTTGAAATCGGTGAACATTATTGATTTCATCTTCATCTTTGTGTCCAAGTTGCTAAAGAATATTTGTTGTCTGTCTTGTTTTTGGGATTCTGAAAGGGTCGCCATCTTGAAAGACATGGTCAAATTTTTATCTTATCAGTCTGTTGGTGTTTTGCAATTATGGACCCGTTTCAGTCAAATGAAGGCACTGTGCAAGTGTTTAGCTCAGCCAACACGGAATGATAAAAAGGACTTATCACAGACAGGATATTCCACCCAAAGAGCTGAGAAGAGCAATGCTAAGTATGGTCaaagtgtttttccattggtatGGTTTGTCAATATAGCCAGCATAATGTTGATTGACATCATCTTTGGAATTCTGATTGTGTCATGGATCTTTCAAAAAGGTTACAACATGCATGCTACTGATTTTGTGATGGAGAAAACAAACACTGTAGCAGGACTTTTAAGTGCTTTGTTGGATTGGTTGAAAGATGCTCCAGCTGGTTTGAAACTCAACAAACATTTTGCCGAGTACATGAGCAAATTCTTTTCGTACCACATCTACCTGTGGCAGATTTATCTGAGTTGTATTGAACCTTATCTACAGATTATTACAAGTATAATCATTATGTCTGGGTGTTTTGGGATAACATTTTTGTTATCAATGGGCTCCGAAGTGCTGTCTGTGATAACCTTGCATATTTACTGCTTTTATGTCTATGCTGCAAGGCTGTATAATTTCCAGCTTAAGAAGTTGATTGCTTTGTTCAGACTGTTCACAG GTAGAAGATGGAATGTTGAGAAGAATCAAGTTGATAGTGTTCCTTTCAAGGCTGACAGACTGTTCTTAGGCACTCTTTTGTTTACCATCCTGTTGTTCCTGTTGCCAACCACTGCAATGTACTATGCTGTGTTTACTGTACTGCGGCTTATGGTGCTGCTTGGTAAAGGGGTCATCAATTGTGCTGTGAATGTTATCAACAATCTTCCAGTTTTTCCATTGTGTTTGGCATGGGTAAAACCAGACTTACTTCCAG GAGGTTTAACAATTGAACTGGTGGACTCCACTAATGTTCCAGGAGAAGACCTGCACCTGCTACATGGTTTATTCAGGAAAACAGCCAGTCCCATACCATCTGTGTGTCTTTCCCTTCATAACCAGCCTATTCCTTTTGCAGAGTTGTTTTGTTACAACTTTATGGATGATTTCCGTGAAAATTCATCTTCCACAGAAAGCTGGCTTACATTGATTGGCAAATTAGCAATGGGAGAATTGATTTATCCATGGGTGAAACGAAGAAATTCCAAATAA